The Engraulis encrasicolus isolate BLACKSEA-1 chromosome 4, IST_EnEncr_1.0, whole genome shotgun sequence genome includes a window with the following:
- the tmem170a gene encoding transmembrane protein 170A produces the protein MHSGETDIGFVQQILSLNLVPRKHGPNCANDTSLCDFSEMWYGVFLWTAVSSLMFHLPAALLALFTLRQHKMARFMPIAIVLMGVMGPLTGGVLTSAAIAGVYKAAGKRMISLEALVFGVGQSFCILIISFLRVLATL, from the exons ATGCATAGTGGGGAGACCGATATAGGGTTTGTGCAGCAAATTCTCAGCTTGAATTTGGTTCCAAGAAAACATGGCCCCAATTGCGCCAACGATACATCTCTGTGCGACTTCTCAG AGATGTGGTATGGCGTGTTCCTGTGGACGGCTGTGTCATCGCTGATGTTCCACCTGCCGGCCGCTCTGCTGGCTCTCTTCACTCTGCGGCAGCACAAGATGGCCCGCTTCATGCCCATCGCTATAGTGCTCATGGGCGTCATGGGGCCGCTCACCGGGGGAGTCCTCACCA GTGCGGCGATCGCAGGTGTGTACAAGGCGGCGGGGAAGCGCATGATCTCTCTGGAGGCGCTGGTGTTcggcgtgggccagtccttctgCATCCTCATCATCTCCTTCCTCAGAGTGCTAGCGACGCTGTAG